Proteins encoded within one genomic window of Methanothrix harundinacea 6Ac:
- a CDS encoding alcohol dehydrogenase catalytic domain-containing protein, translated as MMAAVLEGPGEISLQEVDDPACPPGGLVLEVEACSICSTDVKMVRQGQRDLVCPRILGHEVSGVVAERDGAGPRVGERVQIYPGVSCAKCPSCRRGAENLCGKVRILGFSLDGGFAERLAVPAESVRDGGVFPIPEPATFEEAALAEPLACSINAQDRVGVSEGDSVIIFGAGPAGVLHAILAQERGASMVAIAEPLEERARIAKGWADQVLRPGREDLQDGAMEATDGRGFDVAILASRDRPVDGSLLALLAPRGRISLFSGLPPSFERPRLDLNLLHYREHLIAGAYGCTRAENGEALELITSRGVDVRGLFTMRIPLRKISAGLDHAERRRGLKAVLTESGR; from the coding sequence ATGATGGCGGCGGTGCTGGAGGGGCCGGGAGAGATCTCCCTCCAGGAGGTGGACGACCCGGCCTGCCCCCCGGGGGGACTGGTCCTGGAGGTCGAGGCCTGCTCGATATGCAGCACCGACGTGAAAATGGTGAGGCAGGGGCAGCGGGACCTGGTATGCCCCCGGATCCTCGGCCACGAGGTCTCCGGGGTCGTCGCCGAGAGGGACGGGGCCGGACCCAGGGTCGGCGAGCGGGTCCAGATATACCCCGGCGTATCCTGCGCAAAGTGCCCCTCCTGCAGGAGAGGGGCGGAAAACCTCTGCGGGAAGGTCCGGATCCTCGGGTTCAGCCTCGACGGCGGGTTTGCGGAGCGGCTCGCCGTCCCGGCGGAGTCGGTGAGGGATGGGGGCGTCTTCCCCATCCCCGAACCCGCCACCTTCGAAGAGGCGGCCCTCGCCGAGCCCCTAGCCTGCTCCATCAACGCCCAGGACCGGGTGGGGGTCTCCGAGGGGGACTCGGTTATTATCTTCGGCGCAGGCCCCGCCGGGGTCCTCCACGCCATCCTGGCCCAGGAAAGGGGTGCCTCGATGGTGGCGATCGCCGAGCCTCTGGAGGAGCGGGCCCGCATCGCGAAGGGCTGGGCGGATCAGGTCCTCCGGCCGGGGAGAGAGGATCTCCAGGATGGGGCGATGGAGGCGACCGACGGGAGGGGCTTTGACGTCGCGATCCTGGCGAGCCGGGATCGCCCCGTCGACGGCTCCCTCCTCGCTCTCCTCGCCCCCCGGGGCCGGATCTCCCTCTTCTCAGGGCTCCCTCCGAGTTTCGAGCGGCCGAGGCTGGATCTGAACCTGCTCCATTACCGGGAGCATCTGATCGCCGGGGCCTACGGCTGCACCCGGGCCGAGAACGGCGAGGCCCTGGAGCTGATCACTTCCAGGGGCGTGGACGTCCGCGGCTTATTCACCATGAGGATCCCCCTCAGGAAGATATCGGCGGGCCTCGATCACGCCGAGCGGCGCCGGGGTCTGAAGGCGGTGTTGACGG